CGCCGCCCGTCGTGTTCGAGCAGCGCGGCGACGAGCTCGTCGCCGAGCACGTGTTCGACGCGCCGTACTGCGGGCCGCCGACGGCCGTGCACGGCGGCATCGTCGCGCTCGTGTTCGACGAGCTGCTCGGCTGCGTCAACGTCGTGAACGACGCGGGCGGCTTCACGGGCACGCTCACGGTGCGGTACCGCTCGCTCACGCCGGTCGGCGAGCGCATCGCGATGCGCGGCTGGATCGAGCGGCGCGAGGGGCGCAAGACGTTCGCGAAGGGCACGATGCACTGCGGCGACGTGCTGTGCGCCGAGGCCGAGGGCGTCTTCATCGCGCCGAGCGAGTCGCCCCTCGAGCGCGTGCGGCGCGCGCTCGCGGAGGGCGCGTGAAGCGCGCCGCGGCCGCGCGCGCGCTGGCGCTCGCCACCGCGCTCGCCGCGGCGGCGTGCGGCCGCGCGCCCGTCGAGATCGAAGCGGGTGGGCCCGTCGCCGACTGGCCGCTCTACGCGGGCCGCGGCTCGCTCCACGCCTCGCCGCTCACGCAGATCACGCCGGGGAACGCGCACGCGCTCGAGGTCGCGTGGACGCACCACAGCGGCGACGTCTACGACGGCAGCGGCCGCTCGGCGGTCACCGCGCACCAGGCGACGCCGCTCGTGGTCGACGACACGCTCTACTACTGCACGCCGTTCCAGCGCGTCTTCGCGCTCGATCCGGAAACGGGCGCGGAGCGCTGGGTGTTCGATCCCGAGCTGCGCGCGGTGAAGGGCGCGGGGCCGTACCCGCTCGCGTGCCGCGGCCTCTCGTACTGGCGCGACCCGCAGGCGGAGGAGGGCGCCGCGTGCGCGCGGCGGCTCTACCTCGGCACCAAGGACTCGGAGCTGATCGCGCTCGACGCGCGCACGGGCGCGCCCTGCGAAGGCTTCGGCGAGCACGGCCGCGTCGCGCTGCGCGAGGGCATCGGCGAGGCCGCCGTCTGGGAGTACTACCCGACGTCGCCCGGCTACGTGATCGGCGACGTCATCGTGCTCGGTGCGCTCGTCGCCGACAACGTGCGCGTCGACGCGCCGAGCGGCGTCGTGCGCGCGTTCGACCTGCGCACGGGCGCGCTGCGCTGGGCGTGGGACCCGGTGCCGCCCGGCTTCGCGAAGGCGCCCGACCCGGCGACGGGCCGCGTCTACGCGCGCGGCACGCCGAACGTCTGGTCGATCATCAGCGGCGACGCCGAGCGCGGGCTCGTGTTCGTGCCCACCGGCAACCCGTCGCCCGACCTCTACGGCGGCCAGCGCGACGGCATCGACTACTACGGCAGCTCGGTGGTCGCGCTCGACGCCGCGACGGGCGCCGTGCGCTGGCACTTCCAGGTCGTGCACCACGACGTCTGGGACTACGACGTGCCGAGCCCGCCCGCGCTGTTCGCGCACCCGGGCGTCGGCGGCGGGCGTCCGGCGCTCGCGCAGTCGACGAAGATGGGCATGGTCTTCCTGCTCGATCGCGAGACGGGCGAGCCGTTGTACCCGGTCGAGGAGCGGCCGGTGTCGCAGGCCGCGGCGCCCGGCGAGACGCCCGCGCCGACGCAGCCCTTCCCGACGCACCCGAAGCCGCTCCACGACTACGCGATCGGCCCCGACGACGTGTTCGGGTTCACGCCGTTCGACCGCCGCGCCTGCCGCGACCTCGTCGCGCGCTACCGGCGCGACGGCCTCTACACGGCCCCGTCGCTCGAGGGCTCGATCGTCTATCCGCACACGAGCGGCGGCATGAACTGGGGCGGCGTCGCGATCGACGAGGCGAAGGGGCTCCTGCTCGTGAACCAGCTGCACGTCGCGATGGTCGCGCAGCTCGTCCCGCGCGCGGAGGCGGACGCGATCGACAAGGCGGACGTGACCTATCCCGAGGAGTTCTACCCGATGACGGGCACGCCGTACGGCGTGCGGCGCTTCCCGCTCTTCTCGCCGTTCGGCGCGCCGTGCAGCCCGCCGCCGTGGGGCTCGCTCACGGCCGTCGACCTCGCGAGCGGCGAGGTCGTCTGGAAGGTGCCGCTCGGCAACACGCGCGACCTCGCCCCGTTCCCGCTCGAGATGGGCGTTCCGAACTTCGGCGGCGGCCTCGTGACGGCGGGCGGCGTCTACTTCATCGGCGCGACCGTCGACCGCACCTTCCGCGCCTTCGACGTCGCGAACGGGCGCGTCGTGTTCGAGGCGCGGCTGCCCGCCGACGGCACCGCGGTGCCGATGACCTATCGCCTCGGGCCGGATCGCAGGCAGTTCGTCGTCGTCGCGGCGGGCGGGAACCCGCTCGGGACGATGGGCGACGCGCTCGTCGCGTTCGCGCTGCCGCAGGACTAGCCGGCGCGCCGCGAGGGGCCCGGGCACGGAAAGGAGACGCAGCATGGCGCTCTCGCTCGCCGACGTCGCCGCGACGATCGCGGCGGCCATCCCCGATCACGAGGCGCTCGTCTTCCGCGACCGTCGCCTCACCTACCGCGAGCTCGCCGAGCGCGAGCGCCGCTTCGCGAACCTCCTGCTCGCGCGCGGCCTCGGGCTCGAGCGCGAGCGCGACGGGCTCGCGAACCACGAGTCCGGGCAGGCGCACTGCGCGCTCTACCTGTACAACGGCAACGAGTACGTCGAGGCGATGTTCGGCGCGTTCGCGGCGCGCGTCGCTCCCATCAACGTCAACTATCGCTACGTCGAGGAGGAGCTCCTCTACCTGCTCGAGAACGCGCAGGCGCGCGCGCTCGTCTACCACGCGGAGTTCGCGCCGCGCGTGGCGGCGATCCGCTCGAAGCTGCCGCGGCTCGAGCTGCTCGTGCAGGTGGCCGACGACTCGGGCGAGCCGCTGCTCGACGGTGCCGTCGACTACGAGCAGGCGCTCGCGGCGTCCTCGCCGGCCGAGCCGGCCGCGACGCCGAGCCCCGACGACCTCTACGTCCTGTACACGGGCGGCACGACGGGCATGCCGAAGGGCGTGCTCTGGCGCAGCGACGACATCTTCGTGTCCGCGATGGGCGGGCGGCGCCAGGACGGGACGCTCGTCGCGAGCCGCGAGGAGCTCGCCGCGCAGGCGAAGGCGGGCTCGCAGGCGGGGGCGAAGGCGCTGATCGGGCCGCCGCTCATGCACGGCGCCGCGCAGTGGGTGCTCGTCAATGCGATGGTCGGCGGCGCGACGATCGTGATGCCGGGCGAGGTGAAGCGCTTCGACGCGCGCGACTTCCTCGCGACCGCCGAGCGCGAGCGCGTCGCGACGGTGTCGATCGTGGGCGATGCCTTCGCGCGTCCGATCGTCGACGAGCTGCGCGCGCGGCCGTACGACCTCGCGTCGCTGCGCGTCGTCGGGTCGGGCGGCGCGCAGCTCTCGGCGCCGAACAAGGCGGCGCTGCTCGACCTGCTCCCGCACGCGATCGTGTGGGACGGCATGGGCTCCTCGGAGGGCGGCCTGCAGGCGGGCGCCGTGGCGACCAGGGGCAACGTGTCGTCGGGCAGCTTCGCGGCCGCCGTCGACTCCGTCGTCGTGTCCGACGACCTCGCGCGCGTGCTCGACCCGTCCGAGCGGGAGGAGGGCTGGCTCGCGATGGCCGGTCGCAAGCCGCTCGGGTATCTCGGCGACCCCGCGAAGACGGCGCGCACCTTCCCCGAGATCGACGGGCGGCGCTACTCGGTGCCCGGCGATCGCGCGCGCTACAACGACGCGGGCGGCATCGATCTCCTCGGGCGCGACTCGGTCTGCATCAACTCGGGCGGCGAGAAGATCTTCGCCGAGGAGGTCGAGGCGGCGCTCAAGGCGCACGGCGACGTCTTCGACGTCGTCGTCGCCCCGCGCCCGAGCGAGCGCTGGGGGCAGGAGGTCGTCGCGGTCGTGGCGCTGCGCGAGGGCGCGGCGCCCGACGAGGCGTCGCTGCTCGCGGAGTGCGAGCGGCACGTCGCCCGCTACAAGCTGCCGAAGGCGTTCGTCTTCGTGCCGGTCGTGCAGCGCAGCCCGAGCGGCAAGCCCGACTACCGCTGGGCGAAGGCGCGGGCGGAGGCCGGGAACTAGCATCGACGCCGCGCTCGCAGGGGCCGGCGGAACGGAGGAACGATCCGATGGCGTACAAGGTGATCCAGTGGGGCACGGGCTTCACGGGCAAGATGGTCGCGCGCGAGCTGCTCGAGCACCCCGAGTTCGACCTCGTGGCCGTGCTCGTGAGCGACCCGGAGAAGGAAGGCAAGGACCTCGGCGAGCTGCTCGGCCTCCCGGAGACGGGCATCGTCTGCACGCGCGACGCCGATCGCGTGCTCGCGATGGACGCCGACGTCGTCGCGTACTTCGGGCCGACGGCCGAGTACGCCGCCGCCAACATCGAGAACATGGCGAAGGCGCTGCGCGCGGGGAAGGACGTCGTGTCGACGTCGATGACGCCGCTCGTCTATCCGAAGGCGTGCCCGCCGGCGATGATCGAGGCGCTCGAGAAGGCCTGCCAGGAGGGCGGGACGAGCTGCTTCACGAGCGGCATCGACCCGGGCTTCGCGAACGACCTCTTCCCGCTGACGCTGATGGGCCTGTGCGGGCGCGTCGACCGCGTGCGCATCCAAGAGATCCTCGACTACCAGAGCTACACCGGTGACTACGCGCGCACGATGGGCATCGGCGAGCCGATGGACTTCACCGCGCTGCTCGAGAACACGAAGATCCTCGTGTTCTCGTGGGGTCACACGATCCCGATGATCGCCGACGCGCTCGGCGTCGAGATCGAGCGCTACGACTCGACCTACCAGAAGTGGGAGGCGCCCGAGGACATCCACCACATGAACGGTGTGATCCGCAAGGGCTGCTGCGCGGCGGTGCGCTTCGAGATCATGGGCATCGTGAAGGGCGAGCCGCGCATCGTGATCGAGCACGTCAACCGCATCACGAAGGCCGCCGCGCCCGACTGGCCGCGCACGAAGATCGAGGACGACGACTGCTACCGCGTGATCATCGAGGGCAGCCCGAACATCACGCAGGAGACGGCCTTCCGCGGCGCCTACGACGGCGACTCGAACTCGGGCGGCTGCCTGTCGACGGGCATGCGCGCCATCCACGCGATTCCGGCGGTGGTGGCCGCGAAGCCGGGGATGCTCTCGGCGCTCGACCTCCCGCTGATCCCGGGCAAGGGGAACATGCGCTAGCGGAGCGCGAGCTCGACGATGCGCGTCTCGGGGTTGGGCCCGAGGTCGTCGTCGCGCCCCGCGAAGTAGCGGGCGGCGAGGTCGGCGGGCCCGAGGTGCTCGACGACGTCGAAGCCGAGCTCGCGCGCCTCGCTCTCGAGCGCGGCGGGGTGCGGCCGTCCGATGCGCGCCTCGCCGAGGCTCGCCGTCCCCTCGTCCACGCGGCGCGCGATCGCGCGCGTGTCGTCGTCGAGCGCCTCGAGCGCGGCCGGGTAGTCGAACACGACGCGGCTCCCGGCCGCCGCGCAGCGCGCGACGCCCGCGAGCGTCGCGCGGCGACTCGCGGGCGCGAGGTAGCCGACGACGCCCATCCACGCGAAGAAGGCCGGCGCTCCGCGATCGAAGCCCGCCCTCGCGAGCGCGGCGTCGACGGCCTCGCGCTCGAAGTCGACCGGAACGAGCGCGACGTCGACTGCGCCGTCGAGCGCGAGCTCTGCGAGCCGCTCGCGCTTCCAGGCCTGCGTCGCCGGATGGTCGAGCTCGATCACGCGCACGCCGAGCGACGGGCGCCGCCACGCGAGGCTGTCGAGGCCCGCGCCGAGCAGCACGACCTGCGCGGCGCCGGCGTCGGCGATCGCGCGGTCGAGTCGGTCGTCCACGTGACGCGCGCGGCCGACGAGCTGCCCCTGGATGGGCCGCAGGCCGAGCTGCGCGACGACGCGCGGCATCGCGCCCGCGTCGAGCTGCGCGCGCCACTCGTCGCTCGTCAGGTCGCGCGCGAGCGGGTCGTCGAAGACGACGGGCCGATCGTGGAGGCGGTGCGCGGCGCGCAGCGCGGCGGTCGCGAGGGCGGTCTGGCTCGGCTGGCCTTCGATCACGCGCGCAGTATACGAGCGGGAGACGCGCGGCCGCGCGCGCGCTTGCCCGCCGCGCGCGCGTGCGAGAGGATGCGCGGCCCGTGGCCGTCGCCGACGACGCAGCGACGCGGGCCGACGCGCTCGCCGACATCGACCTGTACGACGCCGACCGGTACGCCGAGGGGGCGCCGTACGAGGCGTTCGCGCGCCTGCGCCGCGCAGACCCCGTGCACTGGCAGCCCGAGCCGGAGGGGCCGGGCTACTGGGCCGTGCTCCGCCACGCCGACGTGCTGGCCGTCGCACGCGACATCGCGACGTTCTCGTCCGAGCGCGGCTCGGTGATGATCGAGGACCTGTCGCCGCCCGCGCTCGCGCGCATGCGGCGCATGCTGCTCGTCATGGACCCGCCTCGGCACGGCCTCTACCGGCGCATGGTGCTGCACGCGTTCACGCCGCGGAGCGTCGACCGGCTCGAGCCGCGCGTGCGCGCGATCGCGCGCGCGGCGCTCGCGCGCGCGCGCGACGAGCCCGAGCTCGAGTTCGTGCACGACGTGGCGGCGCGCGTCCCGATGGAGGTGATCGG
This genomic interval from Myxococcota bacterium contains the following:
- a CDS encoding PaaI family thioesterase, yielding MPDPEPQALAGAVDALRRVLANLRKTKAPAALLADVARELDALHARLAPYDHPGPYAQGILDMGEGSFIPGARDPAVFFPYSPVVGPHNPIAPPVVFEQRGDELVAEHVFDAPYCGPPTAVHGGIVALVFDELLGCVNVVNDAGGFTGTLTVRYRSLTPVGERIAMRGWIERREGRKTFAKGTMHCGDVLCAEAEGVFIAPSESPLERVRRALAEGA
- a CDS encoding pyrroloquinoline quinone-dependent dehydrogenase, whose protein sequence is MKRAAAARALALATALAAAACGRAPVEIEAGGPVADWPLYAGRGSLHASPLTQITPGNAHALEVAWTHHSGDVYDGSGRSAVTAHQATPLVVDDTLYYCTPFQRVFALDPETGAERWVFDPELRAVKGAGPYPLACRGLSYWRDPQAEEGAACARRLYLGTKDSELIALDARTGAPCEGFGEHGRVALREGIGEAAVWEYYPTSPGYVIGDVIVLGALVADNVRVDAPSGVVRAFDLRTGALRWAWDPVPPGFAKAPDPATGRVYARGTPNVWSIISGDAERGLVFVPTGNPSPDLYGGQRDGIDYYGSSVVALDAATGAVRWHFQVVHHDVWDYDVPSPPALFAHPGVGGGRPALAQSTKMGMVFLLDRETGEPLYPVEERPVSQAAAPGETPAPTQPFPTHPKPLHDYAIGPDDVFGFTPFDRRACRDLVARYRRDGLYTAPSLEGSIVYPHTSGGMNWGGVAIDEAKGLLLVNQLHVAMVAQLVPRAEADAIDKADVTYPEEFYPMTGTPYGVRRFPLFSPFGAPCSPPPWGSLTAVDLASGEVVWKVPLGNTRDLAPFPLEMGVPNFGGGLVTAGGVYFIGATVDRTFRAFDVANGRVVFEARLPADGTAVPMTYRLGPDRRQFVVVAAGGNPLGTMGDALVAFALPQD
- a CDS encoding acyl-CoA synthetase yields the protein MALSLADVAATIAAAIPDHEALVFRDRRLTYRELAERERRFANLLLARGLGLERERDGLANHESGQAHCALYLYNGNEYVEAMFGAFAARVAPINVNYRYVEEELLYLLENAQARALVYHAEFAPRVAAIRSKLPRLELLVQVADDSGEPLLDGAVDYEQALAASSPAEPAATPSPDDLYVLYTGGTTGMPKGVLWRSDDIFVSAMGGRRQDGTLVASREELAAQAKAGSQAGAKALIGPPLMHGAAQWVLVNAMVGGATIVMPGEVKRFDARDFLATAERERVATVSIVGDAFARPIVDELRARPYDLASLRVVGSGGAQLSAPNKAALLDLLPHAIVWDGMGSSEGGLQAGAVATRGNVSSGSFAAAVDSVVVSDDLARVLDPSEREEGWLAMAGRKPLGYLGDPAKTARTFPEIDGRRYSVPGDRARYNDAGGIDLLGRDSVCINSGGEKIFAEEVEAALKAHGDVFDVVVAPRPSERWGQEVVAVVALREGAAPDEASLLAECERHVARYKLPKAFVFVPVVQRSPSGKPDYRWAKARAEAGN
- a CDS encoding dihydrodipicolinate reductase, with the translated sequence MAYKVIQWGTGFTGKMVARELLEHPEFDLVAVLVSDPEKEGKDLGELLGLPETGIVCTRDADRVLAMDADVVAYFGPTAEYAAANIENMAKALRAGKDVVSTSMTPLVYPKACPPAMIEALEKACQEGGTSCFTSGIDPGFANDLFPLTLMGLCGRVDRVRIQEILDYQSYTGDYARTMGIGEPMDFTALLENTKILVFSWGHTIPMIADALGVEIERYDSTYQKWEAPEDIHHMNGVIRKGCCAAVRFEIMGIVKGEPRIVIEHVNRITKAAAPDWPRTKIEDDDCYRVIIEGSPNITQETAFRGAYDGDSNSGGCLSTGMRAIHAIPAVVAAKPGMLSALDLPLIPGKGNMR
- a CDS encoding class I SAM-dependent methyltransferase; this encodes MIEGQPSQTALATAALRAAHRLHDRPVVFDDPLARDLTSDEWRAQLDAGAMPRVVAQLGLRPIQGQLVGRARHVDDRLDRAIADAGAAQVVLLGAGLDSLAWRRPSLGVRVIELDHPATQAWKRERLAELALDGAVDVALVPVDFEREAVDAALARAGFDRGAPAFFAWMGVVGYLAPASRRATLAGVARCAAAGSRVVFDYPAALEALDDDTRAIARRVDEGTASLGEARIGRPHPAALESEARELGFDVVEHLGPADLAARYFAGRDDDLGPNPETRIVELALR